A single genomic interval of Miscanthus floridulus cultivar M001 unplaced genomic scaffold, ASM1932011v1 fs_109_1_2, whole genome shotgun sequence harbors:
- the LOC136530338 gene encoding AT-hook motif nuclear-localized protein 27-like, translating into MASSKWWEQAALDFPPPQQHQAVPMPPALATAPAPPAPAGAAGASPEGGKQQQAAGAAGAIVPLRRPRGRPLGSKNKPKPPVIITRDSPDALHSHVLEVAPGADVSACVAEYARRRGRGVCVLGASGAVGDVAVRGAAAPLRGRFELLSVTGTVLPPPAPPEASGLAVLVSAGQGQVLGGCVVGPLVAAGPVTIFAATFANAVYERLPLADAPEPLDVKPDLSTTATSAGGQDVQQPQLPMGPSHQQPPAGMGAGGYADHRSPPYPWGGGV; encoded by the coding sequence ATGGCCAGCAGCAAGTGGTGGGAGCAGGCGGCACTGGACttcccgccgccgcagcagcaccaGGCGGTGCCCATGCCGCCGGCGCTAGCCACGGCGCCAGCTCCCCCGGCGCCAGCCGGTGCCGCGGGGGCCTCGCCCGAGGGCGGCAAGCAGCAGCAAGCAGCGGGCGCGGCGGGGGCCATCGTGCCGCTGCGTCGGCCGCGGGGCCGGCCGCTGGGGTCCAAGAACAAGCCGAAGCCGCCGGTGATCATCACGCGGGACAGCCCCGACGCGCTCCACTCGCACGTGCTCGAGGTGGCGCCGGGCGCCGACGTGTCGGCGTGCGTGGCGGAGTACGCGCGCCGCCGGGGCCGCGGCGTCTGCGTCCTGGGCGCGTCGGGCGCGGTCGGGGACGTGGCCGTGCGCGGCGCCGCGGCGCCGCTCCGAGGCCGGTTCGAGCTCCTCTCCGTCACGGGCACCGTGCTACCTCCGCCGGCCCCGCCCGAGGCGTCGGGCCTCGCCGTGCTCGTCTCCGCCGGCCAGGGCCAGGTCCTCGGCGGCTGCGTCGTGGGGCCCCTCGTCGCCGCCGGGCCCGTCACCATCTTCGCCGCCACCTTCGCCAACGCGGTCTACGAGCGCCTCCCGCTCGCCGATGCCCCCGAGCCCCTCGACGTCAAGCCCGACCTCTCCACCACCGCTACCTCGGCTGGTGGGCAAGATGTGCAGCAGCCACAGCTGCCAATGGGGCCCTCCCATCAGCAACCTCCGGCGGGCATGGGCGCGGGCGGCTACGCTGACCACCGCTCGCCGCCGTACCCGTGGGGAGGCGGCGTATGA